In Microbacterium foliorum, the following proteins share a genomic window:
- a CDS encoding M15 family metallopeptidase, which produces MSFPPQPQHAAQRSPIRGPALPIGLAVTTIGILLSIAGAPIATSVPAEMAMPEPLAVQEVPAVEVGATTAADPCSEPSVLEAIAVADDSAIIAGFGGGESFRAAVVAGNAPCIALDDPAHVWVVVNKARPLVPVSFAPSSLADLPVQMTTRSGQARTDVAAAVGEMADAAAAEGAGRIGANNGYRSYDLQVATHAAHVRNSGQAGADASSARAGHSEHQTGLALDLVACDSSCGAIEAFGATVQGEWIAANAWEYGFIVRYEQVGSGITGYKPEPWHLRYLGRELAAAYHQGGYHTLEEFFGLPAAPDYAH; this is translated from the coding sequence ATGTCCTTCCCGCCGCAGCCTCAGCATGCGGCACAGCGCTCCCCGATCCGCGGACCCGCATTGCCCATCGGTCTCGCGGTCACCACGATCGGCATCCTGCTGTCGATCGCGGGCGCGCCCATCGCCACTTCGGTGCCCGCCGAGATGGCGATGCCGGAGCCGCTGGCGGTGCAGGAGGTGCCGGCGGTCGAGGTCGGCGCGACCACGGCGGCCGACCCGTGCTCAGAGCCGAGCGTGCTCGAGGCGATCGCGGTCGCCGACGATTCGGCGATCATCGCCGGCTTCGGCGGCGGCGAGAGCTTCCGTGCCGCCGTCGTCGCGGGCAATGCGCCCTGCATCGCGCTCGATGACCCCGCCCATGTCTGGGTGGTCGTGAACAAGGCGCGTCCGCTCGTGCCGGTCTCTTTCGCTCCGTCTTCGCTCGCCGACCTCCCGGTGCAGATGACGACTCGCTCCGGGCAGGCCCGGACAGATGTCGCTGCGGCGGTCGGAGAGATGGCCGACGCTGCGGCCGCCGAGGGGGCGGGGCGCATCGGCGCGAACAACGGCTACCGGTCGTACGACCTTCAGGTCGCGACTCACGCCGCGCATGTGCGCAACAGCGGCCAGGCGGGGGCGGATGCCTCGTCGGCGCGCGCCGGACACAGCGAGCACCAGACCGGGCTCGCCCTCGATCTCGTGGCCTGCGACTCGTCGTGCGGAGCCATCGAGGCGTTCGGCGCGACCGTGCAGGGCGAGTGGATCGCGGCGAACGCCTGGGAGTACGGCTTCATCGTCCGCTACGAGCAGGTCGGTTCGGGCATCACCGGGTACAAGCCCGAGCCGTGGCATCTGCGCTACCTCGGCCGTGAGCTCGCGGCCGCGTACCACCAGGGCGGATACCACACGCTGGAGGAGTTCTTCGGGCTCCCCGCTGCTCCCGATTACGCGCACTGA